The sequence AATCTAAATACGGCAGTGTCGAAAACCTGCCGGAGATCACTCTGACCACCCTCGGTTATGGCGGTCTTATTTCGGCGGAACTGGAGGCGGTGATTTATCAGTGGCAGGTGAATCTTGGGGTTGAGGTCACAGTCAGGCAACTGGAACCGGAGCAGTTCCTTTATAATCTGAAACAGGAAAAAGATCAGATCTATTACCAGGGCTGGATCGCGGACTATCCGCATCAACAGAATTTTCTGGAAATACTGTTCCGGACCGGCGCTGATAACAACTGGGGTGAGTATACCAATCCGGAGGTTGACCGTTTGATGGATGAAGCCGCCGGTTTAACCGATATAGAAGCCAGCCAGGAGCTTTACCGGGAAGCGGAGCAGATGTTGATCGATGATGCCGCCGTCTGGCCGTATTACTTCGGCCGAAGTTATATGCTGATCAAACCATATGTGCATGGTTATGAACTCAGCCCGCTGGGTGTACCAAATCTTCAGAATGTGACGATTGAACGTGCCATTGCGCCACCCACCGGCCTCACCGTGAGTTAAACCGGGTACCAGTCAAACCATGTAGATAGTGGAATAGTGGCGGAGGGTGTGGGATTCGAACCCACGGTTCTCTTGCAAGAACAACGGTTTTCAAGACCGTCACCTTAAGCCGCTCGGACAACCCTCCGTGTAGGCGCGTCTTCGGTTTCGAAGACGCGAGCGATATTTTAGCATGGGTAGAAGGTTATTGCACTTAAAGGCGCCGGAGTTAGCGGTGCTCGATTTCAAAAACTAGCAGCAATCGTCGTATTTCTACGAGAGCTGATTATTCCAAGCAGACATCATGACTTTACAATCGTGGTTATTGGGGTTAAAATAGCTTTGTTTTTTCGCGGGTGTAACTCAGTGGTAGAGTGCCTGCCTTCCAAGCAGGTTGTCGCGAGTTCGAGCCTCGTCGCCCGCTCCAAATCTAATTCCGTTGTCTTCCTCCTTTCATTTTTCCTATAGTTAGGATATCTACAGGCTAACGCCGAGCTACGCCAAGTGTCAACGCCTCACGTTCAATAATATGCGGGGCTTTAGTGGTCGTAATTAGCTCTGTTGTTGTTATTTATAAAATTAATATTATCAAAAATTAGTTCTCTACTATGCCCCCTCCGATGTCATAAAAAAAGGGGGCTTTGTTTTGTACGAACCCTGGATGTGTCCCCCTTATTCGACAACACAATTTTCAAAATTCGCGGGACGCAAAAAATATTCCAGCTAAAGCCCAAAATTGCTGAAGCCAATTTAAGCAAAAGCCATTTTAAAATGTTAAATCTTGTCATAAAGCCATAATCCCCTAAAATAAATGCTTTTGTGGCTTTAAAAAATTATTACTAATGTTTCAAATTAAGCCATATTACGTATAAATAAATAAACGCGAAGCCAGAATTGATGCTTGACAAAATAAGAACACCTGTGGTATAGTGGTAGCGTCTTGAAAATGATGCCCAATCATTACCGAATAGGGCTCAACCCATTGAATAACGCTAAAAATAAATCGATGAAGGATAGGAAATGAACGAGAGTTTAAAAGCTATCAGGCCGAGTGGTACCAAATTTGGGTATTGCATTAACTGTTACAACGGTTGTGAGCATGGGTGTCTCTATTGCTATGGACGGATAGCAAGGAAAATGAAGGCCACTAAATGGGCATTGGCTGAACCGAGATTGTCGATTGTTGATAGCCTGAAGCGTGATATACAAAAATTGAATAGCGACCCACTGGCGAAGCAGGACATTAAAGACATAATGGTCTGCTCGGTAACTGACTGCTATCAGCCAAAAGAACTGGAGCACCGATTGACCCGTCAGGTCGTTGAATTGCTTAGAGCGAATGACCTGCCCTTCACGATACTGACGAAGAGCGTACTGGTGTTGAGAGATATGGATGTGTTTAGCGGGTATGATAAATGCAGGGTTGGCTTGACGATAACCACGCTAGATGAAAACTACCGCAAGCAACTGGAACTCGACACCTCACGAACCTGTGACAAAATCCTTGCGATTGAAGAGCTGCACAAGCATGGAGTATCGACCTATTGCTCGGTCGAACCCATAACCCCTTGTCCAGCAAGCAATCCGAAAGAGATTGTGAAGAGATTTGCCCCTGGGGTGGTGGATTTGTTTGAATTTGGCATGTGGACGCCTAAAATCCAAAAGGCAATACCGATGCTTAGATACGACGAAAAATATCTTGTCAGCGTGATGCAAGAC comes from Dehalogenimonas sp. THU2 and encodes:
- a CDS encoding radical SAM protein, whose product is MNESLKAIRPSGTKFGYCINCYNGCEHGCLYCYGRIARKMKATKWALAEPRLSIVDSLKRDIQKLNSDPLAKQDIKDIMVCSVTDCYQPKELEHRLTRQVVELLRANDLPFTILTKSVLVLRDMDVFSGYDKCRVGLTITTLDENYRKQLELDTSRTCDKILAIEELHKHGVSTYCSVEPITPCPASNPKEIVKRFAPGVVDLFEFGMWTPKIQKAIPMLRYDEKYLVSVMQD